In the Podospora pseudocomata strain CBS 415.72m chromosome 5, whole genome shotgun sequence genome, one interval contains:
- a CDS encoding hypothetical protein (EggNog:ENOG503NY3F; COG:S) encodes MNVQSAHIIEPYVTARTAQSTHPYIRTYFLCVPAGGNRELCLVPCALYLVVRGLTDLTEHNSTFDRRDQTPVRSVPSRPLDRTAHQGQAVDIALDSFILSTPRLTARKSHPHPGLSRKLSTATSQGTVCRRQTHTHRGDPEREREKERERERERGQQQADSQDLSRFSDSETDERSPSKSPSEIITSAFRGIKKVAPTRDDWPRLTRKPSLVGLRRPSETVVPTIERQPTPGQYSNPPRSARPTHHARNLSLQDSLSKPLPEPPPPQLSPAPPLTPLAHPHTQGSLATILDAETTEEQKDHRPGTMDSTSSAEQQAGGLYMRPQGDNHTQEANMNGNLNNGSRQDGQEERGENLTPRSNGPLSAGASPNSGQARGGTVGGTIGGPAGPSTHLSGLMCNVHRTTGREPHPLVGATTTVLGDKLYVFGGRILSRSRPAPLTADLYELDLIRRHWTKLETTGDIPPPRYFHSMCALGDTKMVCYGGMSPTTSQKNAIPQDQQPEVTVMSDIYIYDIPTKKWTYIPTQDAPQGRYAHCACILPSSATFASHRAPLSALQHNPSSGNPNEGRIGINIDGTGGAEMIVVGGQDAANHYIEQISVFNLRSLKWVSTQPLGKSCGAYRSVVAPLPPSVAAKVGKTHPNGARQDAAAASLEAREAGSSMLIYSNYNFLDVKLELQIRSSDGHLSERPMSGSYTPPGLRFPNGGVIDTHFVVSGTYLTSSKQEYALWALDLRTLTWSRIDAGGAVFSQGSWNRGVLWNRRNTFVVLGNRKRSLVDDYNHRRINFSNVCMVELEAFGFYDNPRKTAPMSGFVSASSPYTGPGLSLSRKAGVTAGGRYHSRAAEELGEKALALRELADMDILCIGGERIPINSRIVARRWGPYFVQLLREGTAMQDGSDAATLRSNSVSAQGGRGPGQSSVFSSSTTTLAPSIAGSSVSSPPMDLAAINTAPTPRTLPPNSRPRCLYLPHTYLTVQALLHFLYTSALPAPSSPLCTPQILCSLLQIARPYRIDGLLEAVIERLHSLLDSRNAAAVFNATAMAAGGGRGIDGTLNPNFFPVSAGVDALLGPDGQPSSSSFAGSDADSATGGLAGRAGGLKISTSVPGARPSSDELSATTSVGSEWSSEMDSERGTGREPWTGDLSSVIGLQKRGLRGLMEGRRMRERTGTNTMPSAPGSSGGGGGGVGGGLGFNAMPGQVGLGVGGRA; translated from the exons ATGAATGTCCAATCTGCGCACATCATCGAACCGTACGTGACTGCTAGGACTGCCCAATCGACTCACCCGTACATACGAACATACTTCCTTTGTGTgcccgccggcggcaacagaGAACTGTGCCTTGTGCCTTGTGCCTTGTacctggtggtgaggggccTCACAGACCTCACAGAACACAACTCCACCTTCGACCGACGAGATCAAACGCCAGTCCGGTCCGTGCCCTCGAGACCGCTGGACCGCACTGCACACCAAGGGCAGGCGGTGGACATCGCGCTCGACTCTTTCATCCTATCAACACCTCGACTCACCGCGCGCAAATCGCATCCCCATCCAGGCCTGTCGCGGAAATTAAGCACTGCAACGTCGCAAGGCACTGTGTGCCGCAGACAAACCCACACACATCGTGGTGAtccagagagagagagagagaaagagagagagagagagagagagagag gacagcagcaggccgACTCTCAGGATCTGAGCCGCTTCTCTGACTCTGAGACTGACGAACGTTCACCATCCAAGTCCCCCTCAGAAATCATCACATCTGCCTTCCGAGGCATCAAAAAGGTTGCGCCCACGCGAGACGACTGGCCGAGGCTCACGAGGAAGCCCTCTCTTGTTGGCCTTCGACGGCCTTCGGAAACTGTTGTTCCCACGATCGAGAGACAACCAACCCCGGGACAATACTCCAATCCTCCAAGGAGCGCTCGCCCAACTCACCATGCTCGGAATTTGAGCCTCCAAGACAGTCTATCGAAACCCCTACCCGAACCGCCCCCGCCACAGCTTTCCCCGGCACCCCCGCTGACCCCTTTGGCACATCCTCACACCCAGGGGAGTCTGGCGACGATTCTAGACGCCGAAACTACCGAAGAACAGAAAGATCACAGGCCTGGAACGATGGATTCGACGTCATCTGCGGAGCAACAGGCCGGCGGTCTCTACATGAGACCTCAAGGGGACAATCATACTCAAGAAGCGAACATGAATGGGAATTTAAACAATGGCTCCAGGCAGGACGGGCAAGAGGAACGTGGTGAAAACTTGACACCAAGAAGTAATGGCCCTCTTTCTGCCGGAGCATCTCCCAACTCGGGTCAGGCGAGGGGGGGTACGGTGGGAGGAACCATAGGTGGCCCTGCTGGACCTTCCACACACCTGTCTGGTCTGATGTGTAATGTTCACCGAACCACGGGTCGGGAACCACACCCTCTGGTCGGCGCAACCACGACGGTTCTGGGGGATAAGCTCTACGTCTTTGGCGGCAGGATATTATCAAGAAGCAGACCAGCGCCCTTAACGGCAGACCTCTACGAATTGGATTTGATCCGCCGGCACTGGACAAAGTTGGAAACGACTGGCGATATCCCTCCACCTCGTTACTTCCACTCAATGTGCGCGCTTGGTGATACAAAGATGGTTTGCTACGGCGGCATGTCTCCGACGACGAGCCAAAAAAATGCGATaccccaagaccaacaaccCGAGGTCACGGTCATGTCGGATATCTACATCTACGATATACCGACCAAAAAATGGACCTACATTCCAACACAGGACGCCCCACAAGGCCGTTATGCGCATTGCGCCTGCATCCTGCCGTCATCCGCCACATTTGCCTCCCATAGGGCGCCTCTATCGGCCCTGCAGCACAATCCATCGAGTGGGAATCCGAATGAGGGGCGCATCGGCATCAACATTGACGGCACGGGCGGTGCTGAGATGATCGTGGTGGGAGGGCAAGATGCGGCCAACCATTACATTGAGCAAATAAGCGTCTTCAACCTACGGAGTCTGAAGTGGGTTTCAACACAGCCGCTGGGCAAGAGCTGCGGCGCATATAGAAGCGTGGTTGCACCCCTTCCGCCCTCTGTGGCTGCCAAGGTTGGAAAAACACATCCGAACGGTGCTCGGCAGGATGCTGCAGCAGCGAGTTTGGAGGCCCGGGAAGCTGGGTCGAGCATGCTCATCTACAGCAACTACAACTTCCTCGACGTCAAGCTCGAGCTTCAAATCAGGTCCAGCGATGGCCACCTTAGTGAACGACCGATGAGCGGCTCCTACACCCCGCCAGGGCTTAGGTTTCCCAACGGAGGTGTCATCGATACACACTTCGTTGTGAGCGGCACATATCTCACATCTTCAAAGCAAGAATATGCTCTCTGGGCGCTGGATTTGCGGACGTTGACGTGGAGTCGCATTGATGCCGGCGGAGCTGTGTTCAGCCAGGGAAGCTGGAACCGCGGTGTTCTTTGGAACAGGCGAAACACCTTTGTGGTTCTTGGCAACAGGAAAAGGAGTTTGGTGGACGACTACAATCATCGGAGGATAAACTTCAGCAATGTGTGCATGGTAGAACTGGAAGCCTTTGGCTTTTACGACAACCCTCGCAAGACGGCACCAATGAGTGGCTTCGTTAGTGCCAGCAGCCCCTATACTGGGCCTGGGCTTAGCTTGTCGCGCAAAGCGGGTGTTACTGCCGGTGGAAGGTATCACAGCCGTGCTGCCGAGGAGCTTGGTGAGAAGGCCTTGGCACTGAGGGAGCTGGCTGATATGGACATTCTTTGCATTGGAGGTGAAAGGATACCGATCAATTCGAGGATCGTCGCCCGGAGGTGGGGCCCTTACTTTGTGCAGCTCCTCCGAGAAGGGACGGCGATGCAAGATGGCAGTGATGCCGCCACTCTAAGGTCCAACTCGGTTTCAGCGCAGGGTGGACGAGGCCCTGGACAATCGTCTGTGTTTTCGTCGAGTACTACTACCCTCGCGCCAAGCATAGCTGGATCCTCCGTCTCTTCGCCACCCATGGATCTTGCGGCCATCAACACGGCGCCGACGCCACGCACCCTTCCACCCAACAGTCGACCGAGGTGTCTGTACTTACCTCACACATACCTTACCGTCCAGGCTCTTCTTCACTTCCTGTACACGTCAGCCCTGCCCgcaccttcttcgccgctGTGCACACCCCAAATTCTCTGCAGTCTTTTGCAGATCGCCAGGCCATATCGAATCGATGGACTCCTGGAAGCAGTGATTGAACGCCTCCACAGCCTTCTCGACAGTCGCAACGCAGCTGCTGTCTTTAACGCCACGGCCATGGCGGCTGGCGGTGGCCGGGGCATCGACGGCACCCTGAACCCCAACTTCTTCCCCGTGTCGGCCGGTGTCGACGCCCTTCTTGGCCCTGATGGccagcccagcagcagcagctttgcCGGTAGCGACGCGGACTCTGCCACGGGCGGTCTTGCCGGGCGGGCTGGCGGGCTCAAGATTAGCACCTCGGTGCCTGGCGCCCGTCCTTCGAGCGATGAGCTGAGCGCCACCACTAGCGTGGGAAGTGAATGGAGCTCCGAGATGGACAGCGAGCGGGGAACAGGGAGGGAGCCGTGGACTGGTGACCTGAGCAGTGTTATTGGACTgcagaagagggggttgagaggtCTGATGGAAGGCCggaggatgagagagagGACGGGGACGAACACGATGCCTTCTGCGCCGGGTAGttctgggggaggaggaggaggtgtcggtggtgggcttgggttCAATGCCATGCCGGGGCAGgttgggcttggggttgggggtagAGCATAG
- the PRX1 gene encoding peroxiredoxin 1 (COG:O; EggNog:ENOG503NW6E) codes for MAAERNEPLRLGTIAPNFQAETTKGPIDFHEFIGDNWVILFSHPEDYTPVCTTELGEMARLEPEFSKRGVKLIGLSANTLGSHEGWISDIKDVTGSQVNFPIIADKERKVAYLYDMIDYQDTTNVDEKGIAFTIRSVFFIDPKKTIRCILSYPASTGRNSAEILRVIQSLQTGDKHKVTTPINWVPGDDVIVHPSIKGDEATKLFPNLRAVKPYLRFTPLPEID; via the exons ATGGCTGCTGAGCGTAACGAACC CCTCCGTCTGGGCACCATTGCCCCCAACTTCCAGGCCGAGACCACCAAGGGTCCCATTGACTTCCATGAGTTCATTGGCGACAACTGggtcatcctcttctcccaccccgaGGACTACACGCCCGTCTGCACCACCGAGCTTGGTGAGATGGCCCGCCTCGAGCCTGAGTTCTCCAAGCGCGGCGTCAAGCTCATCGGTCTCTCTgccaacaccctcggcaGCCACGAGGGCTGGATCAGCGACATCAAGGACGTCACCGGCTCTCAGGTCAACTTCCCCATCATTGCCGACAAGGAGCGCAAGGTCGCCTACCTTTATGACAT GATCGACTACCAGGACACCACCAACGTCGATGAGAAGGGCATTGCCTTCACCATCCGctccgtcttcttcatcgaccCCAAGAAGACCATCCGCTGCATCCTCTCCTaccccgcctccaccggccGCAACAGCGCCGAGATCCTCCGTGTCATCCAGTCCCTCCAGACCGGTGACAAGCACAaggtcaccacccccatcaactGGGTCCCCGGTGATGATGTCATTGTCCACCCCAGCATCAAGGGCGACGAGGCCACCAAgctcttccccaacctccgTGCCGTCAAGCCTTACCTCCGTTTCACCCCTCTCCCCGAGATTGACTAA